The Engystomops pustulosus chromosome 4, aEngPut4.maternal, whole genome shotgun sequence genome contains a region encoding:
- the TCOF1 gene encoding treacle protein isoform X4, producing the protein MPSLQPPLLNLIYKHLLLNGYVATAKQLQVESGEKFPPVRNSLSQIYKEWHKVKRTEADEDVKAFKKLQKMGLLPSSESSSDDDESDEEVSARKRTSTPKLGSTKKKTNGKRTPKAKKSKKSPKVLTKSDKKKASSMVQETPSESTPSKKLKLKTPKKKSEAAQQENVSKETPAAAERLSASNDKAVEAKNVVNERSEESDSDETDIEKQKTATSKATTSAKTAAAKVMAARSQRKTPRRAVIAETSDDSDSDDEMVPSTPFQAVRNSLQTLNQNTQVKPTALQARRQDDSESSETESDDVHVRQNTTASQKNRANSATEAKSSQKAASDHPILGSPSPRAKQPAATPLSTKAAAADDSSESESSDSDGAKAPTPAILAKKVNSTPKPTTATLDSQSKASPMRPVSKEPSAAAKASVPTSGTPAAKSSAAITTRVADSDADSESSDSEGAMGTKANTSQKKTPLRLSASAPKVTPASKPPLVGDTSETSDSEEDHAQVPKANASQTKTPSRISAVATKPVTPVSKPPVAEDTSETSDSEEDNVQVPKANASQTKTPSRISASAPKTMTPVSKPPIAENTSETSDSEEDLVQGAKANASQTKTPSQISAVAAKTVTPVSKPPLPVDTSETSDSEEDNAQVPKANASQTKTPSRISASAVKTVTPVSKPPIAEDTSETSDSEEDNAQVPKANASQTKTPSRISSSAVKTVTPVSKPPIAEDTSETSDSEEDNAQVPKANASQTKTPSRISASAPKVTPASKPPIAEDTSETSDSEEDNAQVPKANASQAKTPSRISASAPKTVKPVSKIPVAEDTSETSDSEADLVQVPKANASQTKTPSRISASAAKTVTPVSKPPIAEDTSETSDSEEDNAQPVLSSPKPTQAKTPAAKGSSVISSAAQPNAESSSEGSGSDNEGPVSVWRGIKQSLKCAINAAVTAKATKFSQPTVAATNSKPPGSPAKAVAKPAAAVESTDITSDSSDYDKPANPQKKRVAASAKRRVSPPVPLSTSTPFAASPAKVKASLTAKSPRKVLESRGSDSEGDEAEQVVTPAPTSAETKAKKATKAKSPKASGAGKAKSAVEDKAPAAASTPSSDRNSSDNKTSKKKSVAASAKRLVSPPVPLSASTPFAASPAKVKASSTAKSPRNVLESRGSDSEGGEAEQVGTPAPTSAETKAKKATKAKTPKASGAGKAKSAVKDKAPAAQVEEAAAASSPSHSNSSDDKTSKDSKTPIVQTKLDKFFAKRIISPPPSRIKPPSEAPAEQDTSSNSSSDAEGEPAAAKEATPASATPKPAQRKNTSVLKTPKTTKTPTRSKKAAAEKPAESSDSEDNLALQKATPASAALKSILKTPKTAKTPSRSKKVAAEKPAESSDREDNLALQEATPALAAPKSTPRKSTSILKTPKTPKTPTRSKKVAAEKPAESSDREDNLALQGATPASTAPKSNPKTPKTTKTPTRSKKVAAEKPAESSDGEDNLAALQAKILMASAKKGKSPRESKVKSPPPPDKMMSLLDKKKADLALLNESITRVILEAQSFTKSSATEPDETAAADESIAKSSKTTKARTPRKTKAPPAAPTTPGGLLESEEETVLALLEGRSPKKAKKTPSAAATVSSEKETHLASLGLTAVSEKKSSSKRKSSSEDVLSKEKEKEAKKKKVTGDTSMADDSILTKSSKKENSEKSNTKKGDKSKKESKNLSPSLTVPIVESTDSGIGLQSKPKKRKTK; encoded by the exons ATGCCCtccctccagcccccgctcctgaACCTCATTTACAAGCACCTGCTCCTCAATGGATACGTCGCCACCGCTAAACAGCTGCAGGTGGAAAGCGGAGAG AAATTTCCTCCTGTGAGGAACTCCCTCTCACAGATCTACAAAGAATGGCACAA GGTAAAGAGAACGGAAGCTGATGAGGATGTGAAAGCCTTCAAGAAATTACAGAAGATGGGTCTTCTCCCTTCTTCTGAATCCTCTAGTGATGATGATGAAAGTG aTGAAGAAGTCTCGGCCAGGAAGAGAACG AGCACGCCAAAACTCGGCAGTACTAAAAAAAAGACCAACGGGAAAAGAACTCCCAAAGCAAAAAAGTCTAAGAAGAGTCCCAAAGTTTTGACAAAAAGTGACAAGAAAAAGGCCTCCTCAATGGTACAAG AAACCCCCTCAGAGTCCACTCCATCAAAGAAATTAAAGCTGAAAACTCCAAAAAAGAAATCTGAGGCAGCACAGCAG GAGAACGTTTCTAAAGAGACACCTGCTGCTGCAGAACGTCTTTCGGCCTCCAATGATAAAGCAGTGGAGGCTAAGAATGTGGTCAACGAGCGCTCCGAGGAGTCGGACAGCGATGAAACGGACATTGAGAAACAG AAAACAGCGACTTCAAAGGCCACTACATCAGCCAAGACCGCAGCCGCAAAAGTGATGGCTGCCAGGTCCCAGCGCAAAACTCCTCGCAGGGCAGTGATAGCGGAGACCAGTGATGACTCCGACAGTGATGATGAG ATGGTGCCATCCACTCCCTTCCAAGCTGTTAGGAATAGTTTACAGACCTTGAATCAAAACACCCAAGTCAAACCCACAGCGCTGCAGGCCCGGCGGCAGGATGACTCCGAGAGTAGCGAGACAGAGTCTGACGATGTGCATGTGAGACAG aATACAACGGCATCTCAAAAGAACAGGGCGAACTCTGCGACAGAAGCTAAAAGCTCACAG AAGGCAGCCAGTGATCACCCAATTTTGGGATCACCGAGCCCAAGGGCGAAGCAGCCCGCAGCTACCCCACTGTCCACGAAGGCTGCAGCCGCAGATGACTCTTCAGAAAGCGAGTCCTCCGATAGCGATGGGGCCAAG GCTCCGACTCCAGCGATATTGGCCAAAAAGGTGAATTCTACACCTAAACCTACAACCGCGACCCTTGATTCCCAGAGCAAAGCTTCACCCATGAGACCCGTTTCAAAAGAG cctagtgcagctgcaaaaGCTTCAGTCCCAACCTCTGGCACCCCAGCGGCTAAATCGTCTGCGGCGATCACTACACGTGTCGCGGACTCGGATGCAGACTCTGAAAGTAGTGACTCGGAGGGTGCAATG GGGACGAAAGCCAACACAAGCCAGAAAAAAACACCATTGCGACTCTCTGCTTCAGCACCCAAGGTGACCCCAGCGTCTAAGCCACCTCTTGTAGGAGACACCTCGGAGACAAGTGATTCGGAGGAAGACCATGCACAG GTACCAAAAGCTAACGCAAGCCAGACCAAAACCCCATCGCGGATCTCTGCTGTAGCAACCAAGCCGGTGACCCCGGTGTCTAAGCCACCGGTTGCAGAAGACACCTCGGAGACAAGTGATTCGGAGGAAGACAATGTACAG GTACCAAAAGCCAACGCAAGCCAGACCAAAACCCCATCGCGGATCTCTGCTTCAGCACCCAAGACGATGACCCCGGTGTCTAAACCACCGATTGCAGAAAACACTTCAGAGACAAGTGATTCGGAGGAAGACCTTGTACAG GGAGCGAAAGCCAATGCAAGCCAGACAAAGACCCCATCGCAGATTTCTGCTGTAGCAGCAAAGACGGTGACCCCGGTGTCTAAGCCACCGCTTCCAGTAGACACCTCGGAGACAAGTGATTCAGAGGAAGACAATGCACAG GTACCAAAAGCCAATGCAAGCCAGACAAAAACCCCATCGCGAATCTCTGCTTCAGCAGTCAAGACGGTGACCCCGGTGTCTAAACCACCGATTGCAGAAGACACCTCGGAGACAAGTGATTCGGAGGAAGACAATGCACAG GTACCAAAAGCCAATGCAAGCCAGACCAAAACCCCATCGCGGATCTCTTCTTCAGCAGTAAAGACGGTGACCCCGGTGTCTAAACCACCGATTGCAGAAGACACCTCGGAGACCAGTGATTCGGAGGAAGACAATGCACAG GTACCAAAAGCCAATGCAAGCCAGACAAAGACTCCATCGCGGATCTCTGCTTCAGCACCCAAGGTGACCCCAGCGTCTAAACCACCAATTGCAGAAGACACCTCGGAGACAAGTGATTCGGAGGAAGACAATGCACAG GTACCAAAAGCCAACGCAAGCCAGGCAAAAACCCCATCGCGGATCTCTGCATCAGCACCCAAGACGGTGAAACCTGTGTCTAAAATACCAGTTGCAGAAGACACCTCAGAGACAAGTGACTCGGAGGCAGACCTTGTACAG GTACCAAAAGCCAATGCAAGCCAGACAAAAACCCCATCGCGGATCTCTGCTTCAGCAGCCAAGACGGTGACCCCGGTGTCTAAGCCACCGATTGCAGAAGACACCTCGGAGACAAGTGATTCAGAGGAAGACAATGCACAG CCTGTTCTAAGCTCTCCAAAACCAACACAGGCGAAAACACCTGCTGCTAAAGGGTCATCTGTCATCTCTTCAGCTGCACAACCCAATGCAGAAAGCAGCTCAGAAGGCAGCGGTTCTGACAATGAGGGGCCTGTAAGTGTATGGCGTGGAATAAAGCAATCCCtaaaatgt GCAATAAATGCTGCAGTGACGGCTAAAGCAACAAAATTTTCCCAGCCAACGGTAGCTGCAACTAATAGCAAGCCGCCGGGGAGTCCAGCGAAGGCGGTCGCGAAGCCGGCTGCAGCAGTGGAGAGCACAGACATCACCAGTGACTCTTCAGATTATGATAAACCAGCCAATCCACAG AAAAAACGTGTTGCAGCTTCAGCGAAACGCAGGGTTTCTCCACCTGTTCCTCTATCTACATCCACTCCTTTTGCAGCAAGTCCAGCAAAGGTTAAAGCAAGTTTGACAGCAAAGAGTCCAAGGAAAGTGCTAGAGAGCAGGGGCTCTGACAGTGAGGGGGACGAGGCTGAGCAG GTCGTGACTCCGGCACCAACATCTGCTGAGACAAAAGCCAAAAAAGCAACTAAAGCCAAAAGTCCAAAGGCATCCGGCGCAGGAAAGGCAAAGTCTGCAGTGGAAGATAAAGCTCCTGCAGCGGCTTCCACCCCATCATCTGACCGTAACTCCTCAGACAATAAGACATCTAAG aaaaaaagtgttgcagCTTCAGCGAAACGCTTGGTCTCTCCACCTGTTCCTCTATCGGCATCCACTCCTTTTGCAGCAAGTCCAGCAAAGGTTAAAGCAAGTTCGACAGCAAAGAGTCCAAGGAATGTGCTAGAGAGCAGGGGCTCTGATAGTGAGGGGGGCGAGGCTGAGCAG GTCGGGACTCCAGCACCAACATCTGCTGAGACAAAAGCCAAAAAAGCAACTAAAGCCAAAACGCCAAAGGCATCCGGAGCGGGAAAAGCAAAGTCTGCAGTAAAAGATAAAGCTCCTGCAGCACAAGTAGAGGAGGCTGCAGCGGCTTCCAGCCCGTCTCACAGCAACTCCTCAGATGATAAGACATCTAAG GATTCAAAAACTCCAATCGTGCAAACCAAACTGGATAAGTTCTTTGCGAAACGAATCATTAGCCCACCACCATCAAGGATCAAACCGCCTTCTGAGGCGCCAGCAGAACAGGATACAAGCTCGAACAGCTCATCAGATGCTGAGGGGGAGCCAGCGGCAGCCAAG gAGGCAACACCAGCATCAGCTACTCCTAAACCGGCTCAGAGAAAGAACACGTCTGTCCTTAAAACTCCGAAAACAACTAAAACTCCAACTAGATCGAAGAAGGCTGCAGCAGAAAAACCTGCAGAATCCTCTGATAGTGAGGACAACCTGGCATTGCAG AAAGCAACACCAGCATCAGCTGCTCTTAAATCCATCCTTAAAACTCCAAAAACCGCTAAAACTCCATCTAGATCGAAGAAGGTTGCAGCAGAAAAACCTGCAGAATCCTCTGATAGGGAGGACAACCTGGCATTGCAG GAAGCAACACCAGCATTGGCTGCTCCTAAATCAACACCGAGAAAGAGCACATCCATCCTTAAAACTCCCAAAACACCTAAAACGCCAACTAGATCCAAGAAGGTTGCAGCAGAAAAACCTGCAGAATCCTCTGATCGTGAGGACAACCTGGCATTGCAG GGAGCAACACCAGCATCAACTGCTCCTAAATCCAACCCTAAAACTCCCAAAACGACTAAAACTCCAACTAGATCAAAGAAGGTTGCAGCAGAAAAACCTGCAGAATCCTCTGATGGTGAGGACAACCTGGCGGCGTTACAG GCAAAGATTTTAATGGCTAGTGCAAAAAAGGGAAAATCTCCACGTGAATCGAAGGTTAAGTCGCCGCCTCCGCCGGACAAGATGATGTCTCTACTGGATAAAAAAAAGGCTGACCTCGCTCTTTTAAATGAATCAATTACTAGG GTAATTCTTGAAGCCCAATCTTTCACAAAATCTTCTGCAACTGAACCCGATGAGACGGCAGCAGCCGATGAGAGTATCGCAAAGTCAAGCAAGACGACCAAAGCTCGAACACCGCGCAAGACAAAGGCACCTCCAGCTGCTCCCACCACCCCCGGAG
- the TCOF1 gene encoding treacle protein isoform X8, producing the protein MPSLQPPLLNLIYKHLLLNGYVATAKQLQVESGEKFPPVRNSLSQIYKEWHKVKRTEADEDVKAFKKLQKMGLLPSSESSSDDDESDEEVSARKRTSTPKLGSTKKKTNGKRTPKAKKSKKSPKVLTKSDKKKASSMVQETPSESTPSKKLKLKTPKKKSEAAQQENVSKETPAAAERLSASNDKAVEAKNVVNERSEESDSDETDIEKQKTATSKATTSAKTAAAKVMAARSQRKTPRRAVIAETSDDSDSDDEMVPSTPFQAVRNSLQTLNQNTQVKPTALQARRQDDSESSETESDDVHVRQNTTASQKNRANSATEAKSSQKAASDHPILGSPSPRAKQPAATPLSTKAAAADDSSESESSDSDGAKAPTPAILAKKVNSTPKPTTATLDSQSKASPMRPVSKEPSAAAKASVPTSGTPAAKSSAAITTRVADSDADSESSDSEGAMGTKANTSQKKTPLRLSASAPKVTPASKPPLVGDTSETSDSEEDHAQVPKANASQTKTPSRISAVATKPVTPVSKPPVAEDTSETSDSEEDNVQVPKANASQTKTPSRISASAPKTMTPVSKPPIAENTSETSDSEEDLVQGAKANASQTKTPSQISAVAAKTVTPVSKPPLPVDTSETSDSEEDNAQVPKANASQTKTPSRISASAVKTVTPVSKPPIAEDTSETSDSEEDNAQVPKANASQTKTPSRISSSAVKTVTPVSKPPIAEDTSETSDSEEDNAQVPKANASQTKTPSRISASAPKVTPASKPPIAEDTSETSDSEEDNAQVPKANASQAKTPSRISASAPKTVKPVSKIPVAEDTSETSDSEADLVQVPKANASQTKTPSRISASAAKTVTPVSKPPIAEDTSETSDSEEDNAQPVLSSPKPTQAKTPAAKGSSVISSAAQPNAESSSEGSGSDNEGPVSVWRGIKQSLKCAINAAVTAKATKFSQPTVAATNSKPPGSPAKAVAKPAAAVESTDITSDSSDYDKPANPQKKRVAASAKRRVSPPVPLSTSTPFAASPAKVKASLTAKSPRKVLESRGSDSEGDEAEQVGTPAPTSAETKAKKATKAKTPKASGAGKAKSAVKDKAPAAQVEEAAAASSPSHSNSSDDKTSKDSKTPIVQTKLDKFFAKRIISPPPSRIKPPSEAPAEQDTSSNSSSDAEGEPAAAKEATPASATPKPAQRKNTSVLKTPKTTKTPTRSKKAAAEKPAESSDSEDNLALQEATPASATPKPAQRKNTSVLKTPKTTKTPTRSKKVAAEKPAESSDSEDNLALQKATPASAALKSILKTPKTAKTPSRSKKVAAEKPAESSDREDNLALQEATPALAAPKSTPRKSTSILKTPKTPKTPTRSKKVAAEKPAESSDREDNLALQGATPASTAPKSNPKTPKTTKTPTRSKKVAAEKPAESSDGEDNLAALQAKILMASAKKGKSPRESKVKSPPPPDKMMSLLDKKKADLALLNESITRVILEAQSFTKSSATEPDETAAADESIAKSSKTTKARTPRKTKAPPAAPTTPGGLLESEEETVLALLEGRSPKKAKKTPSAAATVSSEKETHLASLGLTAVSEKKSSSKRKSSSEDVLSKEKEKEAKKKKVTGDTSMADDSILTKSSKKENSEKSNTKKGDKSKKESKNLSPSLTVPIVESTDSGIGLQSKPKKRKTK; encoded by the exons ATGCCCtccctccagcccccgctcctgaACCTCATTTACAAGCACCTGCTCCTCAATGGATACGTCGCCACCGCTAAACAGCTGCAGGTGGAAAGCGGAGAG AAATTTCCTCCTGTGAGGAACTCCCTCTCACAGATCTACAAAGAATGGCACAA GGTAAAGAGAACGGAAGCTGATGAGGATGTGAAAGCCTTCAAGAAATTACAGAAGATGGGTCTTCTCCCTTCTTCTGAATCCTCTAGTGATGATGATGAAAGTG aTGAAGAAGTCTCGGCCAGGAAGAGAACG AGCACGCCAAAACTCGGCAGTACTAAAAAAAAGACCAACGGGAAAAGAACTCCCAAAGCAAAAAAGTCTAAGAAGAGTCCCAAAGTTTTGACAAAAAGTGACAAGAAAAAGGCCTCCTCAATGGTACAAG AAACCCCCTCAGAGTCCACTCCATCAAAGAAATTAAAGCTGAAAACTCCAAAAAAGAAATCTGAGGCAGCACAGCAG GAGAACGTTTCTAAAGAGACACCTGCTGCTGCAGAACGTCTTTCGGCCTCCAATGATAAAGCAGTGGAGGCTAAGAATGTGGTCAACGAGCGCTCCGAGGAGTCGGACAGCGATGAAACGGACATTGAGAAACAG AAAACAGCGACTTCAAAGGCCACTACATCAGCCAAGACCGCAGCCGCAAAAGTGATGGCTGCCAGGTCCCAGCGCAAAACTCCTCGCAGGGCAGTGATAGCGGAGACCAGTGATGACTCCGACAGTGATGATGAG ATGGTGCCATCCACTCCCTTCCAAGCTGTTAGGAATAGTTTACAGACCTTGAATCAAAACACCCAAGTCAAACCCACAGCGCTGCAGGCCCGGCGGCAGGATGACTCCGAGAGTAGCGAGACAGAGTCTGACGATGTGCATGTGAGACAG aATACAACGGCATCTCAAAAGAACAGGGCGAACTCTGCGACAGAAGCTAAAAGCTCACAG AAGGCAGCCAGTGATCACCCAATTTTGGGATCACCGAGCCCAAGGGCGAAGCAGCCCGCAGCTACCCCACTGTCCACGAAGGCTGCAGCCGCAGATGACTCTTCAGAAAGCGAGTCCTCCGATAGCGATGGGGCCAAG GCTCCGACTCCAGCGATATTGGCCAAAAAGGTGAATTCTACACCTAAACCTACAACCGCGACCCTTGATTCCCAGAGCAAAGCTTCACCCATGAGACCCGTTTCAAAAGAG cctagtgcagctgcaaaaGCTTCAGTCCCAACCTCTGGCACCCCAGCGGCTAAATCGTCTGCGGCGATCACTACACGTGTCGCGGACTCGGATGCAGACTCTGAAAGTAGTGACTCGGAGGGTGCAATG GGGACGAAAGCCAACACAAGCCAGAAAAAAACACCATTGCGACTCTCTGCTTCAGCACCCAAGGTGACCCCAGCGTCTAAGCCACCTCTTGTAGGAGACACCTCGGAGACAAGTGATTCGGAGGAAGACCATGCACAG GTACCAAAAGCTAACGCAAGCCAGACCAAAACCCCATCGCGGATCTCTGCTGTAGCAACCAAGCCGGTGACCCCGGTGTCTAAGCCACCGGTTGCAGAAGACACCTCGGAGACAAGTGATTCGGAGGAAGACAATGTACAG GTACCAAAAGCCAACGCAAGCCAGACCAAAACCCCATCGCGGATCTCTGCTTCAGCACCCAAGACGATGACCCCGGTGTCTAAACCACCGATTGCAGAAAACACTTCAGAGACAAGTGATTCGGAGGAAGACCTTGTACAG GGAGCGAAAGCCAATGCAAGCCAGACAAAGACCCCATCGCAGATTTCTGCTGTAGCAGCAAAGACGGTGACCCCGGTGTCTAAGCCACCGCTTCCAGTAGACACCTCGGAGACAAGTGATTCAGAGGAAGACAATGCACAG GTACCAAAAGCCAATGCAAGCCAGACAAAAACCCCATCGCGAATCTCTGCTTCAGCAGTCAAGACGGTGACCCCGGTGTCTAAACCACCGATTGCAGAAGACACCTCGGAGACAAGTGATTCGGAGGAAGACAATGCACAG GTACCAAAAGCCAATGCAAGCCAGACCAAAACCCCATCGCGGATCTCTTCTTCAGCAGTAAAGACGGTGACCCCGGTGTCTAAACCACCGATTGCAGAAGACACCTCGGAGACCAGTGATTCGGAGGAAGACAATGCACAG GTACCAAAAGCCAATGCAAGCCAGACAAAGACTCCATCGCGGATCTCTGCTTCAGCACCCAAGGTGACCCCAGCGTCTAAACCACCAATTGCAGAAGACACCTCGGAGACAAGTGATTCGGAGGAAGACAATGCACAG GTACCAAAAGCCAACGCAAGCCAGGCAAAAACCCCATCGCGGATCTCTGCATCAGCACCCAAGACGGTGAAACCTGTGTCTAAAATACCAGTTGCAGAAGACACCTCAGAGACAAGTGACTCGGAGGCAGACCTTGTACAG GTACCAAAAGCCAATGCAAGCCAGACAAAAACCCCATCGCGGATCTCTGCTTCAGCAGCCAAGACGGTGACCCCGGTGTCTAAGCCACCGATTGCAGAAGACACCTCGGAGACAAGTGATTCAGAGGAAGACAATGCACAG CCTGTTCTAAGCTCTCCAAAACCAACACAGGCGAAAACACCTGCTGCTAAAGGGTCATCTGTCATCTCTTCAGCTGCACAACCCAATGCAGAAAGCAGCTCAGAAGGCAGCGGTTCTGACAATGAGGGGCCTGTAAGTGTATGGCGTGGAATAAAGCAATCCCtaaaatgt GCAATAAATGCTGCAGTGACGGCTAAAGCAACAAAATTTTCCCAGCCAACGGTAGCTGCAACTAATAGCAAGCCGCCGGGGAGTCCAGCGAAGGCGGTCGCGAAGCCGGCTGCAGCAGTGGAGAGCACAGACATCACCAGTGACTCTTCAGATTATGATAAACCAGCCAATCCACAG AAAAAACGTGTTGCAGCTTCAGCGAAACGCAGGGTTTCTCCACCTGTTCCTCTATCTACATCCACTCCTTTTGCAGCAAGTCCAGCAAAGGTTAAAGCAAGTTTGACAGCAAAGAGTCCAAGGAAAGTGCTAGAGAGCAGGGGCTCTGACAGTGAGGGGGACGAGGCTGAGCAG GTCGGGACTCCAGCACCAACATCTGCTGAGACAAAAGCCAAAAAAGCAACTAAAGCCAAAACGCCAAAGGCATCCGGAGCGGGAAAAGCAAAGTCTGCAGTAAAAGATAAAGCTCCTGCAGCACAAGTAGAGGAGGCTGCAGCGGCTTCCAGCCCGTCTCACAGCAACTCCTCAGATGATAAGACATCTAAG GATTCAAAAACTCCAATCGTGCAAACCAAACTGGATAAGTTCTTTGCGAAACGAATCATTAGCCCACCACCATCAAGGATCAAACCGCCTTCTGAGGCGCCAGCAGAACAGGATACAAGCTCGAACAGCTCATCAGATGCTGAGGGGGAGCCAGCGGCAGCCAAG gAGGCAACACCAGCATCAGCTACTCCTAAACCGGCTCAGAGAAAGAACACGTCTGTCCTTAAAACTCCGAAAACAACTAAAACTCCAACTAGATCGAAGAAGGCTGCAGCAGAAAAACCTGCAGAATCCTCTGATAGTGAGGACAACCTGGCATTGCAG GAAGCAACACCTGCATCAGCTACTCCTAAACCGGCCCAGAGAAAGAACACGTCTGTCCTTAAAACTCCCAAAACAACTAAAACGCCAACTAGATCCAAGAAGGTTGCAGCAGAAAAACCTGCAGAATCCTCTGATAGTGAGGACAACCTGGCATTACAG AAAGCAACACCAGCATCAGCTGCTCTTAAATCCATCCTTAAAACTCCAAAAACCGCTAAAACTCCATCTAGATCGAAGAAGGTTGCAGCAGAAAAACCTGCAGAATCCTCTGATAGGGAGGACAACCTGGCATTGCAG GAAGCAACACCAGCATTGGCTGCTCCTAAATCAACACCGAGAAAGAGCACATCCATCCTTAAAACTCCCAAAACACCTAAAACGCCAACTAGATCCAAGAAGGTTGCAGCAGAAAAACCTGCAGAATCCTCTGATCGTGAGGACAACCTGGCATTGCAG GGAGCAACACCAGCATCAACTGCTCCTAAATCCAACCCTAAAACTCCCAAAACGACTAAAACTCCAACTAGATCAAAGAAGGTTGCAGCAGAAAAACCTGCAGAATCCTCTGATGGTGAGGACAACCTGGCGGCGTTACAG GCAAAGATTTTAATGGCTAGTGCAAAAAAGGGAAAATCTCCACGTGAATCGAAGGTTAAGTCGCCGCCTCCGCCGGACAAGATGATGTCTCTACTGGATAAAAAAAAGGCTGACCTCGCTCTTTTAAATGAATCAATTACTAGG GTAATTCTTGAAGCCCAATCTTTCACAAAATCTTCTGCAACTGAACCCGATGAGACGGCAGCAGCCGATGAGAGTATCGCAAAGTCAAGCAAGACGACCAAAGCTCGAACACCGCGCAAGACAAAGGCACCTCCAGCTGCTCCCACCACCCCCGGAG